A genomic region of Gemmatimonadaceae bacterium contains the following coding sequences:
- the tuf gene encoding elongation factor Tu (EF-Tu; promotes GTP-dependent binding of aminoacyl-tRNA to the A-site of ribosomes during protein biosynthesis; when the tRNA anticodon matches the mRNA codon, GTP hydrolysis results; the inactive EF-Tu-GDP leaves the ribosome and release of GDP is promoted by elongation factor Ts; many prokaryotes have two copies of the gene encoding EF-Tu), protein ELPEGMEMVMPGDNVQMTIELITPIAMDEGLRFAIREGGRTVGAGVVTKIIK, encoded by the coding sequence GGAGCTTCCCGAGGGGATGGAGATGGTGATGCCGGGCGACAACGTACAGATGACGATCGAGCTGATCACGCCGATCGCGATGGACGAGGGTCTCCGGTTCGCCATTCGTGAAGGCGGCCGCACCGTCGGCGCCGGCGTCGTTACCAAGATCATCAAGTAA
- the rpsJ gene encoding 30S ribosomal protein S10 has translation MAGRIRIRLKAFDHAVIDQAAADIVRTAEKTGAQVSGPIPLPTKTKRWTVLRSPHVDKKSREQFELKTHKRLIDILDSRPATVDALTKLDLPAGVDVEIKVE, from the coding sequence ATGGCAGGCAGGATTCGCATCCGTCTCAAGGCGTTCGATCACGCTGTGATCGATCAGGCCGCCGCGGACATCGTCCGCACGGCGGAGAAGACGGGTGCCCAGGTATCGGGCCCGATTCCGCTCCCGACGAAGACGAAGCGCTGGACGGTGCTGCGCTCGCCGCACGTGGACAAGAAGTCCCGCGAGCAGTTCGAGCTCAAGACGCACAAGCGCCTCATAGATATCCTCGACAGCCGCCCGGCGACTGTGGATGCGCTCACCAAGCTGGATCTCCCGGCTGGCGTGGACGTCGAGATCAAGGTCGAGTAG